TATTCATTTGGCATAATCCTAAAAAAGGTATTAGAATCAATAAATAGCTCAATAGATTTTTCATATCTGATATTTTTTTTTGAAGTATTGATATTGTCATCTGGACTATAATAGTACACTATTTAATTGGTTTGTGAACTTTAACATTACTACCATTTTCTTTTCATAGTTTTTAAACAATCTGCCAATTTAAGCCTTTTAGGGAAGTTGTGCCATGCGGGTAATTATGCTCAGGTTTACCTGGCAATTGAGTTTAATTTTTTTTTAGAGGTTTTATTGAAAATGATTTAATACATCCGCATTGTTTATGTAGCTCAAAATATCTTACTCGCTTTTGCGTTGAACTATAGCAAAATTTGAGCAAATATATTTTTGATACTATTTGTTTTCAAGAACATACAGCAAACAACTATGAAGTTAAAACTAATTTGCATAATTCTACTCCTAGTGGGCGTAGGCAATCTAAATGCCCAATGGAGCAATGAGCAACGACTAATAGCCAGCAATAATGCAGAAGGTGATTTCTTTGGAGATGCCGTGGCAGTATCTGGAAATTATGCTGTAATCGGCTCAAAAAGTAATGATGAGAACGGAACTGGCAGCGGAGCAGCTTATATTTATGAAAAGGCTATTGACGGTACTTGGAATGAAATGCAAATACTTTCACCTAGTGATGCAGATGAATACCACCGCTTTGGTGAATCTGTCGCAATAAATGGGAATATTGCCATCATAGGGGCACCTGGTAACCCAGCTGTATACATCTTTGAAAAGTCGGTTGATGGCTCATGGACAGAATTACAAAAACTAATTGCTAGTGATGCACCCCGTGGTAACACTTTTGGTAACTCCATAGCTATATCGAATAACACAATTGTAGTAGGGGCTTCTAGGGATAATGGTTCAACGGGAGCTGCTTATATATTTGAAAAAAGTATTGATGGTACTTGGTCCGAAGTCGTAAAAGTTGTTCCTGAAGATGCTATTTATGGATATGGCTTTGGGATCTCGGTATCCGTATCAAATGATAGGGCGATAATAGGCGCATTCTCAGATGATGAAAGAGGTCGAGACAGTGGCTCTGCCTATATTTTTGAAAAAAATGCAAATACATGGATTCAAACACAAAAACTCTTTGCAAGTAATAGTAGTAGATATAATAGATTTGGCAATTCCGTTGCCATTTCATCAAATGTTGCAATAGTTGGTGCCGTTAACGATGTTTATATATTTGAAAAAGAAGCAGTTACAGATTGGATTGAAGTCGATAAACTGCATGACTATAGAAATGGTCAACTGGGAAATGCAGTAGCTGTTTCGGGTAATGTAGCTATAGTTGGTGCTTTGTTAGATGATGAAGAATCGCCAGAAAGTGGCTCTGCCTATATGTTACGTAAATCAGCGAACGGTCTGTGGGATAATATTCAAAAAATTAACGCTAGTAATGCTGCTGTGGGCGATAAGTTTGGGGGAGCCGTAGCTATTTCTGGAGATGATGCGTTAATAGGTTCGTCTTTTAAAAACATAAACGGTCAGAACAGTGGTGCGGCGTACTTTTATAATTACACCCCGACAACAAATCAAAAACCGCAACAAACTGCCTATGGAACTTTAAATGTAGCGGAAAACAGTGATGATTTCCTAAGGGATATAAACGCCACGGACGACACGGATACCGAAGGAAACGGACTGCGCTACACCTTTACCACCAAATACGGCTATGGTTTAGATAATGCCTTGTTTAATTTAACGGAAGATACGGGTATATTCTCATTTATAAACAGCCCAGATTTTGAAAATCCTCTTGACGGTAATAAGGATAATCAATATGAAATTCAGGTAACGGTAACAGATAGTGGCGGATTCTATGCCTATAGAAATTATACCGTGCAGGTAACCGATGTTAATGAAACCATTTGGGGTAATGTACAAAGGGTATCGGCAAATGATTATTTATCCGGTAGTTGGTTTGGCAATTCTGTTGCCATTTCAAATGATTTTGCTATAATTGGCGCTAATGGCCATGATGATTTTGGCATAGAAAGCGGCGCAGCATATCTATATGAAAAAGATACCAATGGCAATTGGCTTGAGGCTCAAAAACTAACGGCAAGTGACAGCAATACGTATGATTATTTTGGTAGTGCTGTTGCCATTTCTGGGAATACTGCTGTTGTAGGTGCTATTGGTAATGATGATAATGGAGATAGCAGTGGTTCTGCCTATGTTTATGAGAGAAACGCAAATGGCATTTGGTTAGAATCACAAAAATTACTGGTTGATAATGGTGCTACAAATAGTAATTTTGGAACCTCGGTCGGTATATCCCAAAATTATATAGTCGTAGGTACACACCATACGGACGCAAATTTAATAGATAAGGCATATGTATTTGAAAAAGGTGTGGATGGTAATTGGGTTCAGCTCCAAGTATTTACCGCTAGCGATGCAGCCTTAGGTGATGATTTTGGAGGCTCGGTCTCCATATCAGAAGACCAAATTGTAATTGGTGCCGCACGTAATGGAAGTAATGGTAATAATAGCGGGGCTGCGTATATTTTTGAAAAAGGTACAGATGGTTATTTTTCGGAAACACAAAAAATAGTTCCCAGTGATGCTTCTTTCAGCGATAGATTTGGTTCTTCGGTAGCTATTTCTGCAAATACCATTATAGTAGGTACCCCTGGCAATAATGATGACGGAGACGGTAGTGGGTCTGCCTATATATTTGAAAAAAATACAGATGGTAATTGGGAAGAACAAGAAAAACTGACGGCTAGCGATGCAGCTTCAAATAACTGGTTTGGTCAATCAGTATCCATTTCCGGTAATAGGGTAGTGGTAGGCTCAGATGAGAATGGAGTAGGTAGGGGTTCCGCTTATTTATTTGAAAAAGATACAAATGGAACTTGGTTAGAAATACAAATACTCGACTCTAGACCTAATGCAGGTTATGATAGTTTTGGCGGTTCGGTTTCCATATCTGGGGACGTGGCCGTAGTAGGCGCACGAAATGACGATGAATACGGCGCTCATACCGGTGCTGCTTATTTTTTTGGTGGCACACTTTCAAATCAAGCTCCAAGATTAGAAGCAAATACAACTGTAACCATTATCGAAAACATAACAGCTATTGTATTAGATATCAATGCATCACACTATAAAGACACAGAGGGTAATGGTTTAGTCTATAACCTTTCTACTTTTAACAATGGAGGTATAGACAATGACCTCTTTACACTGGTAGCGGATACTGGTGAGCTTTCTTTCATTGCCCCGCCAGATTATAGTGAACCTCTGGATAATGATGCAGATAATACGTACAACGTTCAAGTAACGGTAACAGACAATGCAGGTTTAACAGCAACGCAAGAAATTGAAATTAGCGTTACACCGTCTAATCGTGCCCCGGTCTTATCTTCTACGGATTCTTTTGATTTTGATGTAAATGGTACCAATGTTGGTTTTAAGGTTACCGCTACAGATGATAACGATTCAGAAGGTAATGGTTTGGTCTATAGTTTTACAATGGATGACAACTCAGGAGCGGATAATTCCTTTTTCAATTTAAACGACCAAAACGGTGAGTTTTCATTTATTACAATTCCGGATATCGATAACCCTTTGGATAATGATGGCAATAACGTTTACAATGCTCAAGTAACGGTAACGGATAGTGAAGGATTATTTGCCGTTCAAAACGTTACTATTACTGTCATCGATATTACGGTTTGTACAAACAATCAAAGCATTAGCCCCAGCGATGCCATGATAAGGGATTATTTTGGTGGATCTGTTGCCATATCGGGTAATACGGCCATTGTGGGAGCCAATGGAAACAGCGCAGCCTATGTATTTGAAAAAGACGCAAATAACAATTGGGTAGAAATTCAAAAGCTCGAGGCTAGCGACTCCAGTCCATATAATGATTTTGGTATTTCTGTGGCCATCTCTGGCAATATAGCTATAATAGGTTCCTCTAACGCGGGTGATAATGGTACCGGTAGTGGTGCTGCCTATATATTTAAAAAAGATGCCAATGGGCTTTGGGTCGAAATTCAGAAACTATTACCTAACAATGATGAATCCTATTATCGTTTTGGTTTTTCCGTTGCTATTTCTGGTGAAGTTGCTATCATTGGTGCAACGGGAGATAATGAAAAGGGCTTATCAAGTGGGTCGGCCTATATCTTCGAAATGGAATTTAATGGCTCTTGGATAGAAACCGCAAAGCTTACCGCTTTCGACGGTGGAACTTTAGATATGTTTGGCTACGCCGTATCGGTTTCTGGCAATAAGGCCATTGTGGGCAAATACAGCGAAAATGAGAATAACGCCGCTAACGGTGCCGCTTATATATTTGAAAAAGATGTAGATGGCATTTGGATGCATACTAAAAAACTGACGCCTGGCGACAATGCTAGGGTAGATTACTTTGGCAGGTCCGTATCCATTTTCGATAATGTTGCCATAGTCGGGACAAATAATTCTTATTTGAACGATGGAAATGGATCGGCCTATATATTCGAAAAGAGTCCTACCGGTAACTGGAACGAAATACAGAAGTTAACCGCTAGCAATGGCAACAGGTATGACTATTTCGGATATTCCGTAGCTGTTTTTGGAGATGTAGTCATGGTAGGAACCAACGATGTATATGGTTTGACTAAAAATTCCGCCTATATTTTTCAAAAGGAAGCTGATGGAATATGGAAAGAGTCCTATAACCTTGTAGCCGAGGGTAATACTGGCGAAGATTGGTTTGGTTCGTCGGTAGCCATTTCTGGGAGTGCCGCCATTGGTGGTGCAGATAGCCAAGATAACGCTCAGATTTTTACATGTATCTCTATACCTGATACCGAAAAACCGATTATTGTATTAAAAGGCGACGACCCCATTGAAATAAACGAAGGAGACACGTACTTCGAGCCTGGTTATTCTGCAACCGATTTGGTTGACGGTAGTCTAACCGATAATGTCATTGTAGGTATGCAAAATGTAAACCTAGGTCTAGCTGGTACATATGAAATTACTTATAATGTTGCCGATGAATCCGGTAATGCTGCAGATGAAGTTAGTAGAACCATTAATGTAATTGCCGTACCTATGGATACCATTAAGCCCATAATTGTTTTAAATGGCGATAATCCATTAGTACTTTATGTAGGTGAACCATTTGTAGAAGACGGTTATTTGGCAACCGATGATGTGGACGGTGATATAACCGACCTCGTAATGGTAGATATGACGTATTTAAATATGAATGTTGCGGGTACCTATAGCATTACATACAACGTAAAAGATAGTGTTGAAAATGCTGCAATTGAAGTAGTTAGAACCGTTATAATCAGTGAATTGATTAGTACGCCGGTTGACCTAGCATCGAATGATATTAGTATACTTCTAAATTCGCCTACTTGTCCAGGCACTTCAAACGGAAGCATAACCATTACCAATGATAGCGAATATGATTTAATTGCTACACTCTCAGGTAATGGTATTAATGAAATAGCTATTGATGTTCCACAAAAAAGCTCGTATGTTTTCCCAAACTTACCATCCGGACAGTTTGTAGTTAATTTTGAAGGTTCAGATGTGGAAATCAACGCTCCTGAATTCAATGTAATAATTCCAGAATTAGAGGCTATAGGTATTACAAACAAGAAAATAGACCAAGGTGCTGCTTTAGGCCACGTAAATGTTACCGGAAGCAAGTCATACCAAGTAAAGACCGATACTGAAATTTTAGTTTTCGAATTTTCAAATACAGGTTTAAATAGTATTGAACTACCGTTAAAGAGCGGGCAGAATACTTTTGAAATAAAAGGAACTTCAGATTGTCAAGGAATTGAGATGGTTACCTTCCAGTTTAATGAATTACGTTTATTTCCAAATCCAGTTACTGATTGGATATCGGTATCAGGATTCAATGCCGAGGGTGTGGTTACCATTTTAATAACAGACGTTTCAGGTAAAGTAGTTATGCAAACAACACAATATATTGAAAATAGTACGCTTAGAATAAATGTATCGGATATTCTTAATTCAGGGGTTTATGTGTTGAGATTATCAGAAAATGAAAAAGATAGGGTAGAATTTAAAATCGTAATAAAATAATAGTTGACAACCGACGAGATGTATTGAATAAACACTTGTTATTACATCTTATTTTAAAATTCATAACTCTTAATTATTCACGATAAAAATTAAATCTATATTCCTATTTTTACCAAAATCAAATAAAAGAATTTAATAGTATGAGCAAAACAAAACTAACCATAAATAGTAATGGGTCTGTAAAAGTAGAAGGAGATTTTGAAGTTGTAGATAGCCAAGGTAATTCATATAACTTGCAAGGTAGAACAGTATTAGGCATATGTCGCTGTGGACTTTCTAATAACAAACCTTTTTGCGATGGTTCTCACAGAAATCATTTTGAACACGAAGCAACAGCTTTCGATTTACCTCCAATGAAAAAGAAATAAAACATATTAATTATTGCTTTTTAATGGACTTCTCTCATAAAAAAGCAATAATCAGTTTTTGTTCTATAATGTACTTGCGTTAAGTAACTTGAGCTTTGGCTAAAGCGAAGTTATTTTTTCAATCTTCTTTTATTTTTTTCTTTCTAAAAACTTTCTTCTAAAAAGGTAATGAAATCGAAGAGCAATTTCGCTTTGAGATTCATGAATACCTTTAAAAAATGATAAACAAGCAATTAATAAACACTTATTATCCGAGCCGACAATAGGAGGGAGAGCAATATGTGTGCGTGTGTGGAATGCTAATGTAATTTTAATGACTGTGTAAAGTAAATTTATTCTCTTTAACTGGTTGTCTATTTAATATAAAATGCAACAATAAATAATAGTTTAAATAAAGAAAAGTACTTTTGCTTTATGGAAGACAAGTTACAGTTACTAAGACAACATTTTGAGGAAATCGTTTCTTTAACTGATGAGGAGTGGAACTTTATACAATCGCACTTTGAATTTAAAAGTCTTAAAAAACACCAATTTTTAATACAAGTAGGGCAACCTGTAGACTTTGAATATTGGATTATTAAAGGTTTGGTAAAAGCGTACTCCATAGACGAAAAAGGTAAAGAACACATTCTTCAATTTGCTATGGAAGACTATTGGGTGAGCGACCATTGTGCTTTTCAACATCAAGAACCTGGGACTATTTTTGTGGACTGCCTTGAAGATTCTGAGTTCTTCTGTTTGTCTTTAGAGAACAGGGAAAAGATTTGTTTTGAAGTCCCTGCCGTTGCCAATTTCTTCAGAATTAAATCCAACCACGGTTATATCAATTTACAGCAAAGAATCTTGTCTTTGCTTACAATGACCGCAGAAAGTAGGTACGAATACCTATTAAATAAACTTCCAAAATTAATACAACGCGTTCCTAAAAAATTAATCGCTTCTTATTTAGGCGTATCCAGAGAGACTTTAAGTCGTTTTAACAGCTAAAAGTGACCTAAATCACTTTTCAAAATTGATATACATCACAAAAAATCCGTGATGTATGTCCTCGCACACCCCTTGGTTTTCATAGAATTTTGTATCGAACAATTAAATACAATGTACTATGAAAACTACAAGAACACTTTTTCTATTATTTACAGTATTTGCTATAGGTTTTAACACCTATGCGCAAGAAAACAAAAGACCGTTAATGGGTAACGCTTATGGTATTATCAATATTGATGAATACGTAACGCTACTTCCTAAAAGTCACAACGGCATCATCAAAGACATCAGATTAATAGACCGTGAACACGCAGGTGTAAGAATCTTTAGGTTGTATGACGAAGTGCCTATGCACTACCACGCAAAATCTGATGCTTACCTCTACATTTTAAATGGTAAAGCAGAATTTTATGTTGCCGATAAAGGTCCTGTTGTTGCAGGAAAAGGCGACTTACTTTTTTGGGGAAAAGGCACAGCACACGGTAACGGAAAAATTTTGGAAGGTCCGTTAGACGTACTCGTTTTTGACGCAATAGCCAGAGACCCAAGCGATGTTATCTGGGTAGACCCATCAACCCAAAAGAAGTTTTTGGGCAACTAATTAAATCAATTCAATTTTAAAAACAATAACGATGAAAACAGTAACAATTATAAAAACAGTCTTGTTCGCACTTGTAATGAATTTTACACTATCAGCACAAGCACAATTAGAAACGATAGCTACATTTCCAGAATCACGACCAGGAAATATAACCGTCTCTAACGACGGAAGAATATTTGTAACAATGAGTGCCTTAAGTGCTTCAAAATATATGGTGAAAGAAATTTTACCTAATGGAGAAGCTATTCCTTTTGGAGATAAAGAGTGGATTGTAAAACCACAAAACGGAAGTTTAAAAGGTATCAATTCAACTATCGGAATTCAAGCTGATGCTAACGGTATCCTTTGGGTATTGGATATGGGTAATGTAAAACAAAATCAAGCTCCAAAATTAGTTGGGTTTGATTTGGTTACCGGTAATGTAACAAAAGTTTTTCCTATCCCGAATACGGTATTATCAACAAAACCTTTTTTACAGGATTTTGTAATCGATGTTAAAAACAACACTGCTGTCATTGCAGATATGACCGATGCTTTAAATCCGCCAATTGCACCAGCTTTTGTCGTTATTAACTTAGAAACAGGTTATATAAGACGTGTTTTGGAAGGGAATGCTTCATTTTTACCTGCTGATGAACCAGTAAAAATTCACGGTAGATTAGTATCCCACAAAAGAAAAGACGGTACTACCATTCAACCAAGATATCCATTAAATCCAATTTCTATAGATGACAAAAACAATTACATCTACTATGGTGCAATGGGGAATACCAAAATTCACCGCATACCTTCTGCTGTTTTAGCTGATGAAAGTAAGCAAGATAGCGAACTGAATAAGCACATCGAGTTTTATGCCAACAAACCAAAATCTGACGGATTTAAAGTGGGTGCAAACGGAAAAGTGTATGTAACCGATGTTGAAAATTCAGCCATTGTAGAAAGTACGCCTGCTGGAATGAAAACCATTGCGCAATCCAAAAAAGACCTGTCTTGGCCTGATGGTGTTGCCATACACGGTAACTACTTATATATAGTAGCAAATCAACTTCACAACCTTCCTTTATTAAATGAAGGAAAAGATGCCAGTAAACCGCCTTACTTGGTGTTAAAGATGAAGATTGAAGAGTAAGTATCTCTAAAAAAACCAAGTGATGTATGAGCATTATTAAATGTGACATACATCACTTTAAAATGGTGATGTACATCCTCGCACACCCCTTGCATTAATCGGAAATTTGTATAAGAAATTTAAAAACATATTAAAATGAAAACAATAGTAAATACATTTAAAACAATTGCCTTAGCAGCTACACTTTTCACTGCTTTAACTACAAACGCGCAACAAGTACCAACGTCACCTTATGGTGCTGACGATGAAATTGGCGCACTAAACCTTTTGAATGAAGAAACAGTTTTGGATGCGGTAAAATTGGTTAAAAAAGGAAAAGTATATCGCTTAGGAATGGTGGTAAATGCACAAACTGCAGCTTTCCGTCACAGATACTTTCACATTGAAACGTTACAACCAGAAACTGCTGCTGCAGGTTCTAACAAATTCACTTACGTAGATGATCAATTAATTGGTTGGACAGGTGTTGGGTCTCAAATAAACGGATTGGCACATTATGGTAGAGACAATGTGCATTATAACGGTCATAAAGTAGAAGATTTTTTAACCGTATCTGGTGTGAAAAAATTAGGTCTAGAAAAATTACCTCCAATTGTAACTAGAGGTGTTGTGCTAGATATGCGCTCATATTACAATCAAGATATTGTAAAAGAAGGCACTGTTTTTACAGTTGAAGACATTGAAAAAGTATCTAAAAAACAAGGTGTTGAAATTCGTAAAGGTGATGTGGTATTGTTCTACACGGGATGGACAAAATTAATGGGTAAAGATGATAAACGCTATTTAGCTGGTGGACCTGGAATTGGTGTTGAAGCTGCGCATTATTTAGGTAAAAAAGGAATTGTAGCAGCAGGTGCAGATAACTGGTCTTTTGAGGCTGTACCACACGAAAACAGCGAACTTTCTTTTCCTGTAAATCAAATGATGGCAATCGAGTACGGTGTACAAGTTTTGGAAAACATTCTTGTAGATGAGTTGGTAGAAGATAAAGCTTGGGAATTCCTTTTTGTATTAGGTCATCCATTATATGAAGGGTCTACACAAGTACAAATAAATCCTGTTGCTATTAAATAAAAATAACAAAAAACGATTAGAAATTATGGAAACATCAACAATACATAAAGATACTACGGTAGCCAAAAAGAAAAGTCTACCAGCAGCATTATGGGCATTGACCATAAGTGCATTTGCCATAGGAACAACGGAATTTGTAATTGTAGGTTTATTATCTACCGTTGCAAGTGACTTAGGTACATCATTAACATCAGCAGGATTATTAGTTAGTCTGTACGCCATTGGTGTCGCCATTGGTGCACCCATATTAACTGCCTTAACAGGTAAAATTCCTAGAAAACAATTATTAATGGGAATTATGTTGCTTTTCATTGTTGGTAACGGATTAGCAGCAATCTCACCAAGTTTTGAGTTGTTGCTATTATCAAGAGTGGTAACAGGTTTTGCACACGGTGTATTTTTCTCTATCGGTTCTACAATCGCAGCCAGTTTGGTACCAAAAGATAGAAGGGCAACTGCTATTTCTATAATGTTTGCGGGTCTTACCGTGGCTATTGTAACTGGTGTGCCTTTAGGAACATACATTGGTCAGAATTTTGGATGGAGAGCTACTTTTATAGGTGTAGCCCTTTTAGGATTAGTAGGTGCAATAGCTAGTTTAGCTTTGGTGCCTAAAAACATCAAACAATCGGCTCCATTAAGACTTATAGACCAATTAAAGGTGATTAAGAATCCGTCTATTTTATTGGTGTTAGCCATTACCGCATTTGGTTATGGTGGTACGTTTGTAACCTTTACCTATTTAACTCCTTTGTTGGAAGAAGTAACCGGTTTCTCTTCAAATATGACCAGTGTATTCCTTTTAATTTATGGTATCGCCATTGCTATAGGAAATATCATAGGTGGTAAAGTCTCTAACAACAAACCAGGAAAAGCCTTATTGGTAATGTTTGCGTTACAAGCCATTGTGTTGTTTGTGTTATACTTCACGGCTTCTAGTCAGATTTTTGCCATCGTAACCTTGTTTTTTATGGGAATCCTAGCGTTTTCAAACGTACCTGCATTACAATTATATGTCGTTAAAATGGCGGAAAAATACTTACCAGGAACAGAAGACGTAGCATCTGCCTTAAACATCGCAGCGTTTAATGTTGGAATTGCCATTGGTGCTTATGTAGGCGGAATGGTTGTAGAATCCAGCTTAGGAATTGAAGCGACGCCTTGGGTTGGTGGAATACTAGTAATCGTAGGATTCTTGTTGACCTTAGTTTTATTCAAAAAAGAAAAAATATAAATATATAATGATGACTACATTAAAATTTAGAAATAACGACGAAATGCCAATTTTAGGCTTAGGAACTTTTAGATCTGAACCTAATGAAGTGTACAATGCAGTACTTTCCGCAATAAAAATGGGATACAGACATATAGATTGTGCTGCTGCTTACGGTAACGAGAAAGAAGTAGGTAATGCCATTGCCGAAGCATTTAAACAAGGTTTGGTTACTAGAAAAGATTTATGGGTAACGTCCAAATTATGGAATGCTTCTCACGGGGAGGAAAATGTGATTCCAGCGCTGCACCAGACTTTAGAAAATTTACAACTAGAGTATCTAGACCTGTATCTTATCCACTGGCCTGTCGCTCTTAAAAAAGGATCCGAAATGCCAGAAAAAGCATCCGATTTTATTCCACTTTCAGAAGTACCATTAACCAATACTTGGAAAGGGATGGAAGCTGCTTTAGAGCAAGGACTTGCAAAACATATTGGCGTGAGTAATTTCAATGAAAATCAGTTGAAAGAAATAATGGCGACTGCAGTGCATCAACCAGAGATGAATCAAGTAGAAATGCATCCGTTTTTACAACAGAAAGAATTAAAAGC
Above is a window of Maribacter aquivivus DNA encoding:
- a CDS encoding aldo/keto reductase, coding for MMTTLKFRNNDEMPILGLGTFRSEPNEVYNAVLSAIKMGYRHIDCAAAYGNEKEVGNAIAEAFKQGLVTRKDLWVTSKLWNASHGEENVIPALHQTLENLQLEYLDLYLIHWPVALKKGSEMPEKASDFIPLSEVPLTNTWKGMEAALEQGLAKHIGVSNFNENQLKEIMATAVHQPEMNQVEMHPFLQQKELKALCSHFDMHITAYAPLGSLVDDNSTLRLLENDTIKNIANARHMSPAQVALAYTMQRGIAVIPKSINEARLLQNLETLNHTLTEEDMTLLKDLDKGHRFIDGKFWEVENGPYTADSIWNA